The following are encoded in a window of Mycobacterium vicinigordonae genomic DNA:
- a CDS encoding oxygenase MpaB family protein — MKRPASRVADLLNPLALLMPAANVIMQLSLPGVGYGVLESPVDSGNVYKHPFKRARTTGTYLAVATVGTESDRKLIRGAVDTVHRQVRSTASSPLSYNAFDPKLQLWVAACLYRYFVEQHEFLHGPLDDASADAVYQDAKKLGTTLQVPDRMWPPDRIAFDEYWKRSLDELNIDPPVREHLRGVASMAFLPWPVRASAGRFNLFATAGFLAPEFRAMMNLEWSESQQRRFELLLTAMRLADRVIPNGFWIFLYQLYLWDMRFRARRGWRIV, encoded by the coding sequence ATGAAGCGGCCTGCGTCCAGAGTCGCCGACCTGTTGAACCCGTTGGCCCTGCTGATGCCGGCGGCAAACGTCATCATGCAGCTGTCTCTGCCGGGGGTCGGTTATGGCGTGCTGGAGAGCCCGGTGGACAGCGGCAACGTCTACAAGCACCCGTTCAAGCGGGCCCGCACCACCGGGACATACCTGGCGGTGGCGACCGTCGGAACCGAGTCCGATCGCAAACTCATCCGCGGTGCCGTCGACACCGTACACCGGCAGGTGCGGTCCACGGCGTCAAGCCCGTTGTCCTACAACGCCTTCGACCCGAAGTTGCAGCTGTGGGTGGCGGCGTGCTTGTACCGCTACTTCGTGGAGCAACACGAGTTCCTGCACGGCCCGCTCGACGACGCCAGCGCCGATGCCGTGTATCAGGACGCCAAGAAGCTGGGCACCACGCTGCAGGTGCCTGACCGCATGTGGCCGCCGGACCGGATCGCCTTCGACGAGTATTGGAAGCGGTCCCTCGACGAACTGAATATCGATCCGCCGGTGCGGGAGCATCTGCGCGGGGTGGCGTCCATGGCATTCCTGCCGTGGCCGGTGCGCGCGTCGGCAGGGCGCTTCAATCTCTTTGCGACGGCAGGGTTTCTGGCCCCGGAGTTCCGGGCGATGATGAACCTGGAGTGGTCGGAGTCCCAGCAGCGCCGGTTTGAGCTGCTCTTGACGGCGATGCGGCTGGCCGACCGGGTGATCCCCAATGGCTTCTGGATCTTCCTGTATCAGCTTTACCTGTGGGACATGAGGTTTCGTGCGCGGCGCGGCTGGCGCATCGTCTAA
- a CDS encoding cobalamin biosynthesis protein, which translates to MSARQSAIVGVVVGYLADLIFADPQRGHPVAVFGAAAARLERFTYRDAKVAGVLHVGLLAGAAGLLGAMLQRTAGRGPATAIATWVALGGTTLARTGSRMADLLDVGDLVGARRLLPSLCGRDPAVLDETGLNRAALESVAENTSDAEVAPLLWAAIGGAPAVLAYRAVNTLDAMVGYRSPRYLKFGWAAARLDDLVNFTGARFAALLVVGCAPLVGGSALGATTAWRRDAARHPSPNAGVVEAAFAGALGVRLGGPTQYRHELQIRPTLGAGRQPTVNDLRRAVRLSRAVQGAAVLVVAGAIPRR; encoded by the coding sequence TTGTCGGCACGGCAGTCCGCGATCGTCGGGGTCGTGGTCGGATATCTGGCCGATCTCATCTTCGCCGACCCGCAACGTGGCCACCCGGTGGCGGTGTTCGGTGCGGCGGCGGCACGGCTGGAACGGTTCACCTATCGCGACGCTAAGGTGGCCGGCGTGCTGCATGTGGGTCTGCTGGCGGGCGCGGCGGGTCTGCTCGGCGCGATGCTGCAGCGCACGGCCGGTCGTGGGCCGGCAACGGCCATCGCCACCTGGGTTGCGCTGGGCGGAACCACGCTGGCGCGCACCGGTTCTCGGATGGCCGATCTGCTCGACGTCGGAGACCTCGTGGGCGCCCGACGGCTGCTGCCGTCACTGTGTGGGCGTGATCCGGCGGTTCTGGACGAAACCGGGCTGAACCGAGCGGCACTAGAGTCGGTGGCCGAGAACACCTCCGATGCGGAGGTCGCGCCGCTGCTGTGGGCGGCGATCGGCGGGGCGCCCGCGGTGCTGGCCTACCGCGCGGTGAACACCCTGGACGCAATGGTGGGGTACCGATCGCCGCGATACCTGAAATTCGGTTGGGCCGCAGCACGATTGGACGATTTGGTGAATTTCACCGGCGCCCGGTTCGCGGCGTTGCTGGTGGTCGGGTGTGCGCCGCTGGTCGGCGGTTCTGCGTTGGGCGCGACAACGGCCTGGCGCCGCGATGCCGCGCGGCATCCCAGTCCCAACGCGGGCGTCGTCGAGGCGGCATTCGCCGGGGCCCTGGGCGTACGCCTAGGTGGCCCGACCCAGTATCGGCATGAGCTGCAGATCCGGCCGACGCTGGGTGCCGGCAGGCAGCCCACGGTCAACGACCTGCGTCGTGCGGTGCGGTTGTCGCGGGCGGTGCAGGGCGCCGCTGTCTTGGTCGTTGCGGGTGCGATCCCGCGGCGCTAG